Genomic segment of Paenibacillus polymyxa:
GCGGAACATGATGAGCCACCCGAAATTTGGTGATAATGGAGCTAATAATGATGCAATGAAGGCTACAACAAGCCCGGTAAGAAAAATTTTCCTACGACCGAATAAATCGCTGGCTTTTCCCATGACAGGTTGAGCGATGCTACTTGCAATGTAGAAAGAAAAAATAATCCAGGAAACACCTGTAAAGTCAAGTTGGAACACATTTTGCAGACTTGGAATAGCAACAGAAACCATCGAAGAATTTAATGGGTTCAATAGTATCCCTAGACCAACTGAAATCAGTAACCACCAGCTGCGAACGCTCATTTCTGGTCCCCCCATAGCGAATTAATATCATCGTACTTGAAAGCGATTATTTATTCCAACGCATTTGATGTTATAATCTCATTGACTTGAGGGAATGAATGGGGGATCATAATGGAACTTCTTCAACTGCGATATTTTCTCGCGGTAGCTCGTTTGGAACATGTGACCGAAGCTGCACGAAGTCTGCACGTTACTCAATCGTCGCTGAGCAAAACGATTCAACGCCTGGAGGAAGATCTGGGGGTTCCTCTATTCGATCGAACAGGGAGGAAACTGCGATTGAATGAGTTCGGAAGCAGATTCCTTCACCGTGCAGAGAGGGCTTTATTTGAATTGGAGCAGGGGAAGCAGGAGCTTAGTGATTTATCCAGCCCGGAACATGGCACTCTCGAATTGGCAGTGACCACCGCAAGCACATTACCCAATATTCTGCGAGAGTTTCGGAAAAAGCGACCCTATATTCAATTTCATGTGCAAATGCTGACCACTCAGGAAATGGTAACGCTGCTTCATAGAGGAGAGGTCGATTTTTGCTTGTCCTCACCTCCAATAGAGGGAGATGACATCGAATGCCAAATCGTGTTTATCGATCCAATTCTTGTAGCTGTTCCAAAGAGGCATCGGCTGGCAGATCGAAGCAGTGTAACGTTGACAGATCTAAGGGATGAATGGTTTGTCGGTGTAAAGAGAGGCTACGGTACTCGCGATTTAGTGGACTCTGTATGCAAATCGGAAGGTTTTATACCTAAGTATGTGTATGAGGGGGATGAACCTGCAAGGCTTAGTACGCTTGTGGAAGCTGAAATTGGCATAGCCTTTATACCAAGCACGGCAAGAAATTCACGGGAACATCTTAAATATCTCCAAGTAGAAAATCACGAATTGGTACGGGAGATCGCTTTATTATGGCATAGGAGTCGGTATATTTCACGGGCTGCTCTGGAATTCCGTGAGGTAGTTGTAGAATATTTCGGAGCGATATCCAAACAGACAATTTAATCCTATATATAAGCGAAATAAAAAACATTAACAGAAGCGGTAGCGTAGGACATGTTAACCAAACGTCCTAAGCGGCCGCTTATTCTTTTATTCAACTGCAAAATTTGTAATTTCGATTTGTACGCTGCCATACACACATGCCCAGCTATTGAAGGAGTTATTAGATTGTACTAACCCATCCTTCTCAGCTGGCGAAACTGCTCTGGCGTGATGCCTGTATGCTCCCGAAATCTCTTGATAAAATAGCTGCTTTGATGAAAGCCAGTTTCCAGTGCAATCTGCTTTACAGTGAGTGCCGTGGATACAAGGAGATGTTTGGCCAGCGTTATTCGGCATTGGAGCAAATATTGAGCTGGGGTGCTGCCCATGATCTGATGGAAGAGTGGGCTAAAATGAAAGGAGCTATAACCTGACGTCGCAGCCATTGTCTTCAAATCTAGCATGTTCCGACAATGCATACGAATATATTCCGCCGTATGACGAATCCTCTCATGGACGGTGCCGCCGGGAGGGGTGCCGAAACTTTGAATGCTTTTATGTACAGAGCACCGGAATCTGGAAAAGTGTGTGGATTGAATATGTGAATGAGGTAAGAATCAATGAGGTCAAGATAACACCGGATATCGACCGTCATATGATCCGCTTTGACTTTCAGCTCATGGGTACCGAGGCTAAAGATAATTTACGCATGGAGACACGGATTGCGCTGAAAGGACAGCATGTGAAAAAGGTCAGCTTATCTGCCGACAGGCCCTGGATAACGGTGGAGGCCCATGTATTTCATGAAGCGTGTGGTCCATGGAAGCAGTGCTTGTGGTCACCGGAATCGCCCAACTTGTTCGATGTAGAGTTTGCTCTGTATGAGGATGAGAAAGAGAGTGACAGGGTGTATTCCTATTTTGGCATGCGGAAAATATGATTGAAAACGGACAGATTCTATTGAAATAATGGCCCTCTGTACCAGCGGCTGATTCTAGATCAGGGCTACTGGCCGGAAACTCATCTGACTCCCCCTTCTGAAGAAGCTCTTATCGAAGATATCGATAAAATAGCTGCGATGGGATATAACAGGGTTCGTAAATATATGAAGCTGGAAGACCCTCGCTTTTTATATTGGTGTGATGTGAAAGGCATGCTCGTCTGGTCAGAAATGGCGTCGACCTTTGAGTTCAATGATCAGGCGGTTAGCCGCTTTACGAAGGAATGGCTGGAAATCGTGCCGCAGCAGTACAATCATCCAAGCATCATAACTTGGGTCCCGTTCAATGAATCGTGGGGCATATCGACCATTGGACATGATGTAAGGCAGCAGCAGTTCACGCAAACCATCTATCATCTGACGAAGACGATTGATCCGTATCGTCCGGTGGTTACCAATGACGGTTGGGAGCATACGGTCTCGGATATTTTGACCCTTCATGATTATGTGGAGACGGGCGAAGAGTTTTTGGAGCGATATCAGGATAAGGAAAGCATCGTAAACAACAGCATCTCCTTTAACAATTGGAAATATGCTTTTGCAGAAGGATATGCCTACCGAGGACAACCGATTATCATAAGCGAATTCGGCGGCATTGCCTTCCAGACGGACAAGGGCTGGGGATACGGAAACCAGGTGGATTCAGTCGAAGCTTTTATCGAACGTTTCCGTGCAATCACCGGAGCAATTAAAGCGACCCCCTATCTCTCGGGCTATTGCTATACACAAGTAACCGATGTACAGCAGGAAGTCAACGGGTTGTTGACGGAAGACCGAAAACCGAAGGTTCCGCTTGAAGTGATTCGGGAAATAAATCTGGCTTGAAGCGATAATTAAGATAATAGAATTTGCAGAACGGTTGCATGCTGTTGTTCAGCCATTGCTGGATTCACTTAACTAGAGAGTTTAAACTTGGAATAGCAATGTTGGAAAACAGGACAACTTTTCGCATACAGGCTTTTTATTAGAAAACTGGATTTAATTTTTTTGGTTTTTTGTTCCCCACTCACATAACCCTTCCAAAACAGGTAATAACGTTTCTGCTTTATCTGTGAGACTGTACTCGACTTTAGGGGGGACTTGAGGATATTCTTTCCGATTCACCAGACCATCCGCTTCCAATTCTTTTAGTTGTGAACTCAATGTTTTATAAGTAATAGCCCCTATCTGTCTTTTCAGATCATTAAAGCGAACTGTTCGGTTTTCGGCTAGGAGATAAATAATAACCATTTTCCATTTACCACCAATCAGTGAAACTGTATAACCAAAAGGTGTATCTTGAATGTTTTTAACTTTACCTTTAAATTCAGCCATACTCATGTTTACAATATCCTTTCGGGTAGTACCTATCAAAATAGTGCGTACTACGTTTTTATTTGTGTTCAGTTTATACTAACCTTACTTTTGAAGTAAAGGAGAGAAAAACATGACTGAAAAAACAATACGTCTGTTAATGCCACAATGGCAAGGGGGAAACAATCCTAATTACTCTTTTGGAGCCGAACTGCTTGCTTGGCTAGCTCCGGATAATGATCAACCCCTTATTCATGTTCCCATTCAAGCTTATAACGGTACTCCGCTTGAAAACGAAAACGGTATGAATGGGAGAAAACAGCTACTTGAACAGTTAGAGGCTGCTCAGCATATCATTGATGCTCATAAGCCAGATCGTATTGTAATGTTTGGTGGTGACTGCTTAGTGGAACAAGCTCCATTTGCCTATTTGAACGAACGATACGGTGGGGAATTAGGTTTAATTTGGATCGATGCTCACAGTGATTTAGTTAGATATGTGGGCTATGATAACGGACATACATTACCGCTCGGAAATCTTTTGGGAGAAGGAGATGAGGAGTTCGCAAAACATGTGAAAATCCCACTAAAACCTGAAAATGTCTTTATCGCGGGATTAGCGGCTCCTACAGAACAAGAAACAGAAGCCATTTCAGAAGCGTTTCAAAGACTAGGTATAGCTCCTGCAGAATCAGACACAGAAGTG
This window contains:
- a CDS encoding LysR family transcriptional regulator; the protein is MELLQLRYFLAVARLEHVTEAARSLHVTQSSLSKTIQRLEEDLGVPLFDRTGRKLRLNEFGSRFLHRAERALFELEQGKQELSDLSSPEHGTLELAVTTASTLPNILREFRKKRPYIQFHVQMLTTQEMVTLLHRGEVDFCLSSPPIEGDDIECQIVFIDPILVAVPKRHRLADRSSVTLTDLRDEWFVGVKRGYGTRDLVDSVCKSEGFIPKYVYEGDEPARLSTLVEAEIGIAFIPSTARNSREHLKYLQVENHELVREIALLWHRSRYISRAALEFREVVVEYFGAISKQTI
- a CDS encoding helix-turn-helix transcriptional regulator, which encodes MLDLKTMAATSGYSSFHFSPLFHQIMGSTPAQYLLQCRITLAKHLLVSTALTVKQIALETGFHQSSYFIKRFREHTGITPEQFRQLRRMG
- a CDS encoding winged helix-turn-helix transcriptional regulator, whose product is MSMAEFKGKVKNIQDTPFGYTVSLIGGKWKMVIIYLLAENRTVRFNDLKRQIGAITYKTLSSQLKELEADGLVNRKEYPQVPPKVEYSLTDKAETLLPVLEGLCEWGTKNQKN
- a CDS encoding arginase family protein, yielding MTEKTIRLLMPQWQGGNNPNYSFGAELLAWLAPDNDQPLIHVPIQAYNGTPLENENGMNGRKQLLEQLEAAQHIIDAHKPDRIVMFGGDCLVEQAPFAYLNERYGGELGLIWIDAHSDLVRYVGYDNGHTLPLGNLLGEGDEEFAKHVKIPLKPENVFIAGLAAPTEQETEAISEAFQRLGIAPAESDTEVIQRLGIKTAGTKELTNSTESIREWIKESGIKHLAIHLDLDVLDPKAFRSLLFANPEAPYNFSPAGTMQMPQLLNLIKELSEETDVVGLGITEHMPWDAINLKNLLGEIPILNK